Part of the Candidatus Methylomirabilota bacterium genome, TACCGGCGCCGCACCACCTGGGTGCGCGCGCTGTGGAACCGCGTGGTCCCGACCTGAGGCAGGCGGCGCGGCAACCGCGGCGCCGCGCGGGCCGCGCCGCTGGTAGAATGAGCCGCGATGTGCGCGCGGCTCTTCGTTCTCGACGGTCCCGGCTATCTCTTCCGGGCGTACCATGCGCTGCCCTACCTCTCGACCTCCAAGGGTGTGCCCACCAACACCGTGCTCGGCATGTCCACGATGCTGTGGAAACTATTTCGGGAGGAGCGCCCCGACTACTTTGCGGTGGCGTGGGACCCGCCCGGCCCCACGTTCCGTGACGAGAAGTTCGCCGCTTACAAGGAGACGCGCGCCGCCACCCCGGACGACCTCAAGCGCCAGATCCCGCTGGTGATGCAGGTGCTCGCCGCTCTGCGTGTACCCGTGTTGGAGGTGGCGGGCTTCGAGGCCGATGATGTGCTCGGCACCATGGTGGAGCGGGCGCGCGCCCACGACGTGGACGTGGTGCTCGTTACCCAGGACAAGGACATGCTGCAGCTCGTGGGGCCGCGCGTCACCGTGCTCGCGCCCGGCGCGAAGGCCGGCGAGCAAGTCGTGTACGACGCCGACCGGGTACGCGAGAAGTGGGGTGTGGGGCCCGAGCAGATTCCGGATCTCCTCGCCCTCATGGGCGACTCCATCGACAACATCCCCGGCGTGCCGGGCGTCGGCCAGAAGACGGCGGTGAAGCTGATCGGCCAGTTCGGCTCGGTCGAGGGCCTCTACGAGCATCTCTCGCTCGTGCCGGGGAAGCTCCGCGAGACCCTGGCCGCCAATCGCAAGCAGGCGCTGCTCTCGCGCGAGCTGGCCACCGTGAGCACACGCGTGCCGCTGCCACAGGACCTCGAGGCGCTGCGCCGCGTGGAGCCGGACTGGGACAAGCTCCGCGTGGTGTGGACCGAGCTCGAGCTGCGAAATCTCCTGCGCCAGCTCCCGGGCTCGGCGGCGCCGGCGCCGGTGGAGGAGGCGGCCCCCGCGGGCGGGGCCGACGAGCTGGGCACGTTCCTCGCCAAGGTGCCCGACGGCGAGCCGCTGGCGGTGGACTGGGCCGAGGAGAGCGGGCCGCCCGATCCCGCGCTCACGCGCGTGGGCTTTCACCATCCCGCCGCGGGCGAGGTGCAGGTGACGCCGGAGGCGGTGGCGGAGACTCTGCCGCGCCTGGTGAGCCGGCTCCTCATCGGCCACGACATCAAGCGGCTCGTGCAGTGGTGCCTCGCCCGTGGCGCGGCCGCGCCCGCGGTGCAGGACACCGCGATCGCCGCGTTCCTGCTCAACCCCGCCCGGTCGAACTACAAGCTCGAGGAAGTCGCCACCGAGCATCTCGGCGAGGGCGCGGCGACGGGACGGCCGGGTGGGCGCGCGCGCCTCGTCTGGGCCCTCTGGGAGCAGGAGGAGCGCGAGCTGCGCGAGGCGAAGGTGCGCGCGCTCTACGACGAGATCGAGCGGCCGCTGGTGCCGGTGCTGGCGGTGATGGAGCGCCACGGGATCCGCGCCGACTCCGACCGTCTCGCCGACTTCTCCAAGGAGCTGGACCGCAGCCTCGAGGGCCTCACGCGCGAGATCTACGAACTGGCCGGCGAGGAATTCAACCTGGGCTCGCCGAAGCAGCTCGCGGCGATCCTGTTCGAGAAGCTCTCGCTGCCGCCGGTCAAAAAGACCAAGACCGGCTACTCCACCGACGCCGACGTGCTCGAGCAGCTTGCGGTGGGCCACGCGCTGCCCGCCAAGATCCTCGAGCAGCGCACCCTCTCCAAGCTCAAGTCCACGTACGCCGACGCGTTGCCCGGCATGATCAATCCAGACACCGGGCGGATCCACACGTCGTTCAACCAGATGGGCGCGGCCACCGGACGGGTCAGCTCGTCGTCCCCGAACCTTCAGAACATCCCCGTGCGCACCGAGCTCGGCCGGCGCATCCGCGCCGCCTTCGTGCCGGAGCCGGGCTGGCGCCTCGTCGCCGCGGACTACTCCCAGGTGGAATTGCGCATCCTCGCCCACGTCTGCGGCGAGGAGAGCTTGGTGGAGGCCTTCCGCCGCGGCGAGGACATCCATCGCCGCACCGCCGCCGAGGTCTTTGGCGTCGCGCTCGACCAGATCACGTCCGCCCAGCGCGACATCGCCAAGACCACGAACTTCTCCGTGATCTACGGCGTCACCGCGTTCGGGCTGGCCCGCGGGCTCCGCATCACCTCGCGCGAGGCGCAGGAGTACCTCGATCGCTTCTTCGCGCGGCATCCGAAGGTTCGGGCGTGGCTCGACCGCACGGTGAAGGAGGGGCGCGAGCGCGGCTACGTGGAGACTTTGCGGGGCAGGCGTCGCTATTTGCCCGAGCTGCGCAGCGGCAACCCGAACCTCCGGAGCTTCGCCGAGCGCGTGGCGACCAACGCGCCGATCCAGGGCACCGCCGCGGACATGATCAAGATCGCCATGATCCGCATGGCGACGGCGATGACGGAGGCGCGGCTGGCGAGCCGCATGCTCCTGCAAGTGCACGACGAGCTGCTCTTCGAGGCCCCGCCCGAGGAGGAGGAGCGCCTGATGGTCCTCGCGGCCGAGGTGATGGAGGGCGCGATGACGCTCGAGGTGCCGCTCAAGGTGGACGTCAAGGCCGGCGCCGACTGGGCGCAGGTCTGACGGTGGGGCGGCCCTTCCTCCTCGCCGGGCTCACCGGCGGCATCGCCACCGGCAAGAGCACGGTGAGCGCGATGTTCACCCATCTCGGCTGCCGCGTCACCGACGCCGACCAGCTCGCCCGCGAGGTGGTGGCGCCGGGCCAGCCCGCGCATGCCGCCATCGTGAAGGAATTCGGCGCCGAGATGCTGCAGCCCGACGGCTATCTGGACCGCAAGCGACTGGGTGCGGTGGTGTTCGCCGACCCCGAGCGGCGCAAGCGATTGGAGGCCATCACCCATCCGGCGATCCGGACGCGCTGGGACCGCATCCTCCGCGTCTACGAGGAAGAGGCGTTCGTCGGCATCGTCTTCTGGGACGCCGCCCTCCTCTACGAGACGGGCGGCGCGCGGCTCATGGAGAAGGTGGTGGTGGTGTTCACGGACCCGGATGTGCAGCTCGCCCGCCTCGTGGCCCGCGACAGCTGCACTGAGGCGGAGGCGCGGGCGCGCATCGCCAGCCAGCTGCCGGTGGCCGAGAAGGCCAAGCTGGCCGACTACGTCGTGGACAACTCCGGCCCCCGCGCCGAGACCGAACGGCAGGTGCGCGCAGTGTACAGGGCGCTCCTCGGAGACCTCGCCGCGCGCGGCGCGGCATGAGCCCGCGGCGGAACGCGCGAGCCACCGCGCCGCCGTCGCGCCGCTTCGGCGGCGGCCGCGCCACCGGCGGCAAGCGGCGCGCCCTCGGCCAGCACTTCCTGCGGGACGAAGGCGTCGTCGAGCGCATCGTCGCCCTCGTGCGGCCGGGCCCCGCGGACCTCGTGGTGGAGATCGGGCCCGGCGAGGGCGCGCTGACCGGCCGGCTCGCCGCGGCGGCGGGACGCTTCATCGCCGTGGAAGTGGACGCCGCCCTCGCCGCCCGGCTCGGCGCGCGCCTGCCCGCCTCCCCCACCGTCGAAATCCGCCACGCCGATGCGCTCGCCTTCGACTGGCGGGGCCTGCCCGCGCTCCGGCCGGCCGTCGGTGGTCGCATCCTCGTGGTGGGGAATCTCCCGTACAGCGTGGGCAAGCCGATCCTGATGGCGCTGGCTGACGCGGCGCCCGCGCTCGCCGTCGCCGCGCCGACCGAGATGGCGCTGATGCTCCAGAAGGAAGTGGCGGAGCGCGTGGCCGCGCCGCCGGGCGACCGCACCTACGGCAGCCTCTCCGTGCTCACCCAGTGCGCCGTCGAGGTGCGCCTGGCCTTCACGGTGCCGCCGGGCGCGTTCCGCCCGCCGCCGCTCGTCGAGTCCGCGGTGCTGCATCTGCGCGCGCTCGCCGCGCCGCCGGTGCCCATCGCCGATCCGCGGCGCTTTCGTGCGCTCGTGCGCGCGGCCTTCGCGCAGCGTCGCAAGAGCCTGGCCAACGCGCTCGCCGCCGGTCTCGGAATTCCCGTCGAGCGCGCCCGCGCGCGCCTCGCCGCCGCCGGCATCGCTGCCGGCCGCCGGGCCGAGACCCTCACCCTCGCCGAGTTCGCGCGGGCCGCCGACCAGGTCGACGTGGGCTAGCGCGCGCGCCGCGCGAGGAACTCGCCCTCCACGAGCCAGGTCGCGCCGTCGGCGGCGAGCGCCTCGCCGATCCAGTGGAAGGAATCCGGCGTGATCTCGGTGAAGCGCCAGCGGGTCGGCGTCCCGTTGGCGCGGGCGCCCACCTGCACGATCTCGGCGCCGATGCGCCGGCCGACCTGCTCCTCGCGGTGGCCGTTCAGGGGATTGATCCACGTGATCCGCCACGCCTGGATGGTCGGATCCCACACCCGCAGGGTGGTGCCGAACATGTTCATGCCCCGCTCCGGCTCGCCCACGCGCTCGGCCCGGGGCGGCATGATCCACACGTCCTGGATCGCGCGTCCCTCCAGCGCCCAGCCGAAGTGCACCTCGCCGCGCAAGCGTCGCCCGCTCACATCGATGCCGGCGTACCGGCGCACGTCGAGATCCCAGCTTCCTACCAGCCATCCATAGACGTCCGCCGCCTCGGGGATCTCGGGGGCACGACCGGGCGAGGCCAGCACCGCCTGTGCTCTCTCGAAGTGCCCAACACTCATCGTGGACATGAAATCTCCTCCTCGGGCGCGCGCAGCGCCCTCAGAGAGCACAACCCCGCCGGGGCGGCCGTGTGAAACTAGCCCGCGAGGGGCAGGGTGAACGCGAAGGTGCTGCCCTGACCCTCCACGCTCTCCGCCCAGATCCGGCCGCCATGGGACTCCACGAGGCTTCGGGAGGCGACGCGCACCCAGGGCGCGGTCTCCGACGGCAGCACCGTCAGCGCGAGACGTGCACGCGGCCCCCCTCCCGCGTGTACTTGAGGGCGTTGCCAGTGAGGTTCAGCGCTCGGGCAGCTCGGCCGACAGTGATACGACTTCAGGTCGATCGTGGGCCCTTGCACCGATGGAAGCGTGAAGTGCGGCGCGGGCTGTCCGACGGCCGCCGCGAGCGCGTCGCCTGGCATCGCCTCATCTATGACTTCCCCGCGGGCATTGTCAACGATACGGGCGCGGTCGCGGCGGGGGTCGCCGCGGGCGCGGCACGCCCCGCGCCGGTCACGAGGCGGAGGAAGCCGGGCGACAAGCGCGGGTCCAGCGTGTCGCGGATCCCGTCGCCCAGCAGGTTGAACGCGAGCACGGTGATCGTGATGGCGAGCCCGGGGAAGAAGGCGAGCCACCACGGCGGCACGAGCCCGGTGATCGAGTCCGCCAGCATGTTGCCCCACGTGGGCGTGGGGGGCGGCACGCCGACGCCGAGGAAGCCCAGCGCGGCCTCGATGACGATGGCCACGCCGAGATGTGTGGTGGCGAGGACGAGATACGGCGCCACGCACTGGGGCAGCACGTGCTTGGCCATCACGCGGAGGGTGGAGGAGCCGTTGGCGCGGCCCGCCTCCACGAACGGCATCTCGCGCACTGACAGCGCGACCGATCGGATGACGCGCCCGCCGAACGGAATGCGCGTGATCGCGATGGCGAAGATCACCGCCTGGAGGCCGGTCCCGATGGCCATGGAGATGGCCATGGCCAGGATGAGGTCCGGAAACGATTGCAGGATCTCCATGATGCGCTGGCTCACGAGATCGAAGCGCCCGCGGAGGTAGCCGCAGGCCACGCCCCAGAGCGAGCCCACCGTGGTCCCCAGCAATACGGCGGAGAACGCGACGAAGAGCGACGTCCGCGCGCCGTAGATCACCCGG contains:
- the polA gene encoding DNA polymerase I, which gives rise to MCARLFVLDGPGYLFRAYHALPYLSTSKGVPTNTVLGMSTMLWKLFREERPDYFAVAWDPPGPTFRDEKFAAYKETRAATPDDLKRQIPLVMQVLAALRVPVLEVAGFEADDVLGTMVERARAHDVDVVLVTQDKDMLQLVGPRVTVLAPGAKAGEQVVYDADRVREKWGVGPEQIPDLLALMGDSIDNIPGVPGVGQKTAVKLIGQFGSVEGLYEHLSLVPGKLRETLAANRKQALLSRELATVSTRVPLPQDLEALRRVEPDWDKLRVVWTELELRNLLRQLPGSAAPAPVEEAAPAGGADELGTFLAKVPDGEPLAVDWAEESGPPDPALTRVGFHHPAAGEVQVTPEAVAETLPRLVSRLLIGHDIKRLVQWCLARGAAAPAVQDTAIAAFLLNPARSNYKLEEVATEHLGEGAATGRPGGRARLVWALWEQEERELREAKVRALYDEIERPLVPVLAVMERHGIRADSDRLADFSKELDRSLEGLTREIYELAGEEFNLGSPKQLAAILFEKLSLPPVKKTKTGYSTDADVLEQLAVGHALPAKILEQRTLSKLKSTYADALPGMINPDTGRIHTSFNQMGAATGRVSSSSPNLQNIPVRTELGRRIRAAFVPEPGWRLVAADYSQVELRILAHVCGEESLVEAFRRGEDIHRRTAAEVFGVALDQITSAQRDIAKTTNFSVIYGVTAFGLARGLRITSREAQEYLDRFFARHPKVRAWLDRTVKEGRERGYVETLRGRRRYLPELRSGNPNLRSFAERVATNAPIQGTAADMIKIAMIRMATAMTEARLASRMLLQVHDELLFEAPPEEEERLMVLAAEVMEGAMTLEVPLKVDVKAGADWAQV
- the coaE gene encoding dephospho-CoA kinase (Dephospho-CoA kinase (CoaE) performs the final step in coenzyme A biosynthesis.), which encodes MGRPFLLAGLTGGIATGKSTVSAMFTHLGCRVTDADQLAREVVAPGQPAHAAIVKEFGAEMLQPDGYLDRKRLGAVVFADPERRKRLEAITHPAIRTRWDRILRVYEEEAFVGIVFWDAALLYETGGARLMEKVVVVFTDPDVQLARLVARDSCTEAEARARIASQLPVAEKAKLADYVVDNSGPRAETERQVRAVYRALLGDLAARGAA
- the rsmA gene encoding 16S rRNA (adenine(1518)-N(6)/adenine(1519)-N(6))-dimethyltransferase RsmA; protein product: MSPRRNARATAPPSRRFGGGRATGGKRRALGQHFLRDEGVVERIVALVRPGPADLVVEIGPGEGALTGRLAAAAGRFIAVEVDAALAARLGARLPASPTVEIRHADALAFDWRGLPALRPAVGGRILVVGNLPYSVGKPILMALADAAPALAVAAPTEMALMLQKEVAERVAAPPGDRTYGSLSVLTQCAVEVRLAFTVPPGAFRPPPLVESAVLHLRALAAPPVPIADPRRFRALVRAAFAQRRKSLANALAAGLGIPVERARARLAAAGIAAGRRAETLTLAEFARAADQVDVG
- a CDS encoding ATP-binding protein, producing MRVASRSLVESHGGRIWAESVEGQGSTFAFTLPLAG
- a CDS encoding ABC transporter permease; translated protein: MLRELGRFTRRNTLAALGGLVGLFIVFVALAAPLLAPYDPLKADFRRMNKPPDAQHVLGTDQVGRDTLSRVIYGARTSLFVAFSAVLLGTTVGSLWGVACGYLRGRFDLVSQRIMEILQSFPDLILAMAISMAIGTGLQAVIFAIAITRIPFGGRVIRSVALSVREMPFVEAGRANGSSTLRVMAKHVLPQCVAPYLVLATTHLGVAIVIEAALGFLGVGVPPPTPTWGNMLADSITGLVPPWWLAFFPGLAITITVLAFNLLGDGIRDTLDPRLSPGFLRLVTGAGRAAPAATPAATAPVSLTMPAGKS